From the Prunus dulcis chromosome 4, ALMONDv2, whole genome shotgun sequence genome, one window contains:
- the LOC117625534 gene encoding probable carboxylesterase 18 — protein sequence NKESKMTKPPPMSPPDLPCKVRLLLSLLTIVINTVRGSNGTINRRLMSLFDLKASPSSKPNNRVKTSDVMVDPTRNLWFRLYVPAAAITTTTTSPSAKLPLIIYFHGGGFAFFSANSKPYDDLCKRLSAELPAVVVSVNYRLTPEHIYPSQYEDGFDVLKFIDQTTIDGFDLNNVDITRCFLAGDSAGGNLAHHVAVKASNHHEFGKMRVVGLIAIQPFFGGKERTESETRLSKGSALSLEQTDWYWKTFLPEGSDRDHAAANVFGQESKDVFGVNFPATIVFVGGFDLLQDWQRRYYEGLKKSGKEAYLIEYPNSFHGFYAFPELKEPSFLVKEVRDFIDKLCYAPSVLFHSNDKTYEEQHHHDGPTSWFRGANLDATAWNRGCQQLAAPPSAVQPPPVAGVVEQPLQTAVAIAEQPPHGLVISTALTHHATATRAALPHHPVGVALLRHSVVGTHQQLHHSTVGFTAQSHDYSDVVPILE from the exons AATGACAAAACCCCCCCCAATGTCGCCGCCCGACCTTCCATGCAAGGTCCGCCTCTTACTCTCCCTCCTCACCATCGTCATCAACACCGTCCGCGGCTCCAACGGCACCATCAACCGCCGTCTCATGAGCCTATTCGACCTCAAAGCCTCTCCGTCAAGCAAACCCAACAACCGCGTCAAAACCTCTGACGTGATGGTGGACCCCACTCGCAACCTCTGGTTTCGCCTCTACGTTCCTGCCGCcgccatcaccaccaccacgaCCAGCCCTTCCGCCAAGCTCCCTCTCATAATCTACTTTCACGGCGGTGGCTTTGCATTCTTTTCCGCCAACTCAAAACCCTACGATGACCTTTGCAAACGACTCTCCGCAGAGCTCCCCGCCGTGGTCGTCTCCGTCAACTACCGCCTCACTCCGGAGCATATTTATCCCTCCCAATACGAGGACGGCTTCGACGTGCTGAAATTCATCGACCAAACAACAATTGACGGGTTTGATCTCAACAACGTTGACATCACCCGGTGTTTCCTCGCCGGAGACAGCGCCGGTGGCAACCTGGCCCACCACGTGGCTGTCAAGGCGAGCAATCATCATGAGTTTGGCAAGATGAGGGTTGTAGGACTTATAGCGATACAGCCCTTTTTTGGTGGGAAAGAAAGGACTGAATCGGAGACAAGGCTTTCGAAGGGTTCGGCGCTTTCTTTGGAGCAGACTGACTGGTACTGGAAGACATTTTTGCCAGAGGGGTCGGATAGAGACCACGCGGCGGCGAATGTGTTTGGGCAGGAATCGAAGGATGTTTTTGGGGTGAATTTTCCGGCGACGATTGTTTTCGTGGGAGGTTTTGATCTGTTGCAAGACTGGCAAAGGAGATACTACGAGGGGTTGAAGAAGTCTGGGAAAGAAGCTTACTTGATTGAGTACCCGAATTCGTTTCATGGATTTTACGCTTTTCCTGAGCTCAAGGAGCCTTCTTTTTTGGTTAAGGAGGTGAGGGATTTCATTGACAAGCTCTGCTATGCTCCCTCCG TATTGTTTCATAGCAATGATAAG ACGTACGAAGAGCAACACCACCACGACGGGCCCACCTCATGGTTTCGTGGTGCAAACCTCGATGCAACTGCATGGAACCGTGGCTGCCAACAACTTGCAGCGCCTCCTAGCGCTGTGCAGCCACCTCCAGTTGCTGGAGTTGTAGAACAGCCACTGCAGACAGCTGTTGCAATTGCAGAACAGCCGCCACATGGCCTTGTGATCTCCACAGCCTTGACACACCACGCGACGGCTACCAGAGCTGCTCTGCCGCATCATCCTGTCGGAGTTGCTTTGTTGCGCCATTCTGTCGTGGGAACACATCAACAGCTGCACCACTCAACTGTTGGATTTACTGCACAGTCTCACGACTACTCCGACGTCGTCCCAATCTTGGAGTAG